A genomic region of Phenylobacterium parvum contains the following coding sequences:
- the nuoK gene encoding NADH-quinone oxidoreductase subunit NuoK has protein sequence MIGLSHYLAVAAILFTIGVFGIFVNRKNIIVILMSIELILLAVNINFVAFSAFLHNAVGQIYAMFILTVAAAEAAVGLAILVTFFRNRGDIAVDDASVMKG, from the coding sequence ATCATCGGTCTGTCCCACTACCTGGCGGTCGCCGCCATCCTGTTCACCATCGGGGTGTTCGGGATCTTCGTGAACCGGAAGAACATCATCGTCATCCTGATGTCGATCGAGCTCATCCTGCTGGCGGTGAACATCAATTTCGTCGCCTTCTCGGCCTTCCTGCACAACGCCGTCGGCCAGATCTACGCCATGTTCATCCTGACCGTGGCGGCGGCCGAGGCCGCCGTGGGCCTGGCCATCCTGGTGACCTTCTTCCGAAACCGCGGGGACATCGCCGTGGACGACGCCTCCGTGATGAAGGGCTGA
- a CDS encoding NADH-quinone oxidoreductase subunit J: protein MALQAIAFYLLAAVTIAAGFGVVSARNPVHSVLFLILAFFSAAGLFVLMGAEFLAMLLVVVYVGAVAVLFLFVVMMLDVDFAALRQGFARSMPLGAAVAGILAFEMVAVSAVVANRGAAGDSQGPLAATPDAPNAEAIGRVLYTDYVYFFQAAGLVLLVAMIGAIVLTLRHKPGVKRQVIADQVARTPATGMRVVSVKPGEGVQE from the coding sequence GTGGCCTTGCAGGCAATCGCATTCTATCTGCTGGCGGCGGTGACGATCGCGGCGGGGTTCGGCGTGGTCTCGGCCCGCAACCCCGTGCACTCCGTCCTCTTCCTAATCCTCGCCTTCTTCTCGGCGGCGGGCCTGTTCGTCCTCATGGGGGCGGAGTTCCTGGCCATGCTGCTGGTGGTCGTCTACGTCGGCGCGGTCGCCGTCCTCTTTCTGTTCGTCGTCATGATGCTGGACGTGGACTTCGCCGCCCTGCGCCAGGGCTTCGCGCGGTCCATGCCCCTCGGGGCGGCCGTCGCCGGCATACTGGCCTTCGAGATGGTGGCGGTCTCCGCCGTGGTCGCCAACCGCGGCGCCGCCGGAGACTCGCAGGGGCCCCTGGCCGCGACGCCTGACGCCCCGAACGCCGAGGCCATCGGCCGGGTGCTCTACACCGACTACGTCTATTTCTTCCAGGCGGCGGGCCTGGTCCTGCTGGTGGCCATGATCGGGGCCATCGTCCTGACCCTCCGGCACAAGCCCGGGGTCAAGCGCCAGGTCATCGCCGACCAGGTGGCCCGCACGCCGGCCACCGGCATGCGCGTCGTCTCGGTCAAGCCGGGTGAAGGGGTCCAGGAATGA
- the nuoI gene encoding NADH-quinone oxidoreductase subunit NuoI, with the protein MLNRISQAIRGAALSDFIGAFGMAMVYMVRPKATVIYPYERGPQSPRFRGEHALRRYPSGEERCIACKLCEAICPAQAITIEAEPREDGSRRTTRYDIDMVKCIYCGLCQEACPVDAIVEGPNIEFAVETREELYYDKERLLDNGDRWEREIAKNLELDAPYR; encoded by the coding sequence ATGCTGAATCGCATTTCCCAGGCCATCCGGGGCGCGGCCCTTTCGGACTTCATCGGCGCCTTCGGCATGGCCATGGTCTACATGGTCCGCCCCAAGGCCACCGTGATCTATCCTTACGAGCGCGGCCCACAGTCGCCGCGCTTCCGCGGCGAGCACGCCCTGCGGCGCTATCCCAGCGGCGAGGAGCGCTGCATCGCCTGCAAGCTGTGCGAGGCCATCTGCCCCGCCCAGGCCATCACCATCGAGGCCGAACCGCGCGAGGACGGCAGCCGCCGGACGACCCGCTACGACATCGACATGGTCAAGTGCATCTACTGCGGCCTGTGCCAGGAGGCCTGCCCGGTGGACGCCATCGTCGAGGGTCCGAACATCGAATTCGCGGTCGAGACCCGCGAGGAGCTCTACTACGACAAGGAACGCCTGCTCGATAACGGGGACCGTTGGGAGCGGGAGATCGCCAAGAATCTGGAACTGGACGCGCCCTACCGGTAG
- the nuoH gene encoding NADH-quinone oxidoreductase subunit NuoH: MDAAQSFWATPGGWTLITFLQILAVLGWLLMSLAFFMYGDRKIWAGVQMRKGPNVVGPFGLLQSFADLIKFILKEIVIPDGADKFVFLLAPVLTFALALVGWAVIPLAPGWVVSDINVGVLYLFAISSLGVYGIIMGGWASNSKYPFLGSLRSAAQMVSYEVSIGFVIITVILLAGTMNLTQIVEKQAGGFWNWNVFGGGLQNLPIAIIMIPMSVIFFISALAETNRPPFDLPEAESELVAGYQVEYSSSPFLLFMIGELANIVLMCAMISILFFGGWQAPVDLAFVREWSPTAQSFYGFMWLFLKIIFFFFLFAMVKAIVPRYRYDQLMRLGWKVFLPISLVAVVLVAGWRVLGHPGA, from the coding sequence ATGGACGCGGCGCAATCCTTCTGGGCCACGCCGGGCGGCTGGACCCTGATCACCTTCCTCCAGATCCTGGCCGTCCTCGGGTGGCTTCTGATGTCGCTGGCCTTCTTCATGTACGGCGACCGCAAGATCTGGGCCGGTGTCCAGATGCGAAAGGGCCCGAACGTCGTCGGGCCATTCGGCCTGCTCCAGTCCTTCGCCGACCTGATCAAGTTCATCCTGAAGGAAATCGTCATCCCCGACGGGGCGGACAAGTTCGTCTTCCTCCTGGCGCCGGTCCTGACCTTCGCCCTGGCCCTGGTGGGCTGGGCGGTCATCCCCCTGGCGCCGGGCTGGGTGGTGTCGGACATCAATGTCGGGGTCCTCTACCTCTTCGCCATCTCCTCCCTGGGCGTCTACGGCATCATCATGGGGGGCTGGGCTTCGAACTCGAAGTACCCCTTCCTGGGCAGCCTGCGGTCCGCGGCGCAGATGGTGTCCTACGAGGTTTCCATCGGTTTCGTGATCATCACGGTCATCCTGCTGGCCGGCACGATGAACCTGACCCAGATCGTCGAGAAGCAGGCGGGCGGCTTCTGGAACTGGAACGTGTTCGGCGGCGGCCTGCAGAACCTCCCCATCGCCATCATCATGATCCCGATGTCGGTGATCTTCTTCATCTCGGCCCTGGCCGAGACCAACCGGCCGCCCTTCGACCTGCCCGAGGCGGAGTCCGAGCTCGTGGCCGGCTACCAGGTCGAGTACTCGTCCTCGCCCTTCCTGCTCTTCATGATCGGCGAACTGGCCAACATCGTCCTCATGTGCGCCATGATCTCCATCCTCTTCTTCGGGGGATGGCAGGCGCCGGTGGACCTGGCATTCGTGCGCGAGTGGTCGCCCACGGCCCAGAGCTTCTATGGCTTCATGTGGCTGTTCCTGAAGATCATTTTCTTCTTCTTCCTGTTCGCCATGGTGAAGGCCATCGTGCCCCGTTACCGCTACGACCAGCTGATGCGGCTGGGCTGGAAGGTCTTCCTGCCCATCTCCCTAGTCGCCGTGGTGCTGGTCGCCGGCTGGCGCGTCCTGGGGCATCCCGGCGCATGA
- the nuoG gene encoding NADH-quinone oxidoreductase subunit NuoG, producing MPKAKVNGVEVEFEPGMTVLQVAELAGEEIPRFCYHERLSIAGNCRMCLVEVKPGPPKPQASCALPAADNQEIFTNTPMVKKAREGVMEFLLINHPLDCPICDQGGECDLQDQAMGYGRDDSRFALNKRAVEEKAMGPLINTVMTRCIQCTRCVRFITEVAGVPEIGLISRGEDVEITTYLGSAVTSELSGNVIDLCPVGALTSKPYAFNARPWELKKTETVDVMDAMGAAIRVDSRGPAVLRVLPRINEDVNEEWISDKTRFAVDGLSRQRLDSPYIRENGRLRPATWAEALALAAERLSKAKPDRIGAIAGDLQDAESMKATVDLFRALGSANTDCRQDGMALGAGPRESWLFNAGIAGLDETDAILLVGTNPRFEAPVLNARLRRRWLAGDLAVGLVGEAADLTYDYEHLGDTAAALTALAKSRSGFAKVLKGAKSPALVIGAGALSGPNGAAVAHAAAQLAKAFGMSWNVLHTAASRVGGLDMGFVPGEGGLDARAMTAKGALDVLFLLGADEIDLSASDAFRIYLGSHGDAGAHAADLILPGAAYTEKDGLYVNLEGRVQMGQRAVFPKGEAREDWTILRALSERLGKTLPYDSLDQLRARLFAEHPTFGQIDWAPRGQAYLSAIGAQGDLGNAPLASAVKAFHLTNPVARASVTMAECAALAAGPAKLAAE from the coding sequence ATGCCGAAAGCCAAGGTCAACGGCGTCGAGGTCGAGTTCGAGCCCGGCATGACGGTCCTGCAGGTGGCGGAACTGGCCGGGGAGGAAATCCCGCGGTTCTGCTACCACGAGCGCCTGTCCATCGCTGGCAACTGCCGGATGTGCCTGGTCGAGGTGAAGCCTGGGCCCCCCAAGCCCCAGGCCTCATGCGCCCTTCCGGCCGCGGACAACCAGGAGATCTTCACCAACACGCCGATGGTGAAGAAGGCCCGCGAGGGGGTGATGGAGTTCCTCCTCATCAACCACCCCCTGGACTGTCCGATCTGCGACCAGGGGGGCGAGTGCGACCTCCAGGACCAGGCCATGGGCTATGGCCGCGACGACAGCCGCTTTGCGCTGAACAAGCGGGCCGTAGAGGAAAAGGCCATGGGCCCCCTCATCAACACGGTCATGACCCGGTGCATCCAGTGCACCCGCTGCGTGCGCTTCATCACCGAAGTCGCCGGCGTGCCCGAGATCGGCCTCATCTCGCGCGGCGAAGACGTTGAAATCACGACCTATCTGGGTAGCGCCGTCACCTCCGAGCTCTCGGGGAATGTCATCGACCTCTGCCCGGTCGGCGCCCTGACCTCCAAGCCCTACGCCTTCAACGCCCGTCCCTGGGAGCTGAAGAAGACCGAGACCGTCGACGTGATGGACGCCATGGGCGCGGCCATCCGCGTCGACAGCCGCGGCCCAGCGGTCCTGCGGGTGCTTCCGCGCATCAACGAGGACGTCAACGAGGAGTGGATCTCCGACAAGACCCGCTTCGCCGTCGACGGCCTGTCCCGCCAGCGCCTGGACTCTCCCTACATCCGCGAGAACGGCCGCCTGCGTCCCGCGACCTGGGCCGAGGCCCTGGCCCTGGCTGCTGAGCGCCTTTCCAAGGCAAAGCCGGATCGCATCGGCGCCATCGCCGGCGACCTGCAGGACGCAGAGTCCATGAAGGCGACCGTCGATCTCTTCCGCGCCCTCGGCTCGGCCAACACCGACTGCCGTCAGGACGGCATGGCCCTGGGCGCCGGTCCCCGGGAATCCTGGCTCTTCAACGCCGGGATCGCCGGTCTCGACGAGACCGATGCGATCCTGCTCGTCGGAACCAACCCCCGGTTCGAAGCCCCGGTTCTGAACGCCCGCCTGCGTCGTCGCTGGCTTGCCGGCGACCTCGCCGTCGGCTTGGTGGGCGAGGCTGCGGACCTGACCTACGACTACGAGCACCTCGGCGATACGGCGGCGGCTCTGACCGCCCTGGCCAAGTCCCGATCGGGCTTCGCCAAGGTCTTGAAGGGCGCGAAGTCGCCCGCCCTGGTCATCGGCGCCGGCGCCCTGTCGGGGCCCAACGGCGCCGCCGTCGCCCACGCCGCCGCCCAGCTCGCCAAGGCCTTTGGCATGAGCTGGAATGTCCTTCACACCGCCGCCTCGCGGGTCGGCGGCTTGGACATGGGCTTCGTGCCGGGGGAGGGTGGCCTCGACGCCCGCGCCATGACGGCCAAGGGCGCGCTCGACGTGCTCTTCCTTCTTGGCGCGGACGAGATCGACCTGTCGGCCTCCGACGCCTTCCGCATCTATCTTGGCTCGCACGGCGACGCCGGCGCCCATGCGGCGGACCTGATCCTGCCCGGCGCGGCCTACACCGAGAAGGACGGGCTCTACGTCAACCTCGAGGGCCGGGTGCAGATGGGCCAGCGGGCGGTCTTCCCCAAGGGCGAGGCCCGCGAGGACTGGACCATCCTGCGCGCCCTGTCCGAGCGCCTTGGCAAGACCCTGCCTTACGACAGCCTCGACCAGCTTCGGGCACGGCTCTTCGCCGAGCACCCCACCTTCGGCCAGATCGACTGGGCGCCCCGCGGCCAGGCTTACCTGTCGGCCATCGGCGCGCAGGGTGACCTCGGCAATGCGCCGCTCGCCAGCGCCGTGAAGGCCTTCCATCTCACCAATCCGGTCGCGCGCGCCAGCGTGACCATGGCCGAGTGCGCCGCCCTGGCGGCGGGCCCGGCGAAACTGGCGGCGGAGTAG
- the nuoF gene encoding NADH-quinone oxidoreductase subunit NuoF, with the protein MVGILEDKDRIFTNLYGLHDWGLEGAKRRGAWNGTRLILEQSPEWVCDQVKASGLRGRGGAGFSTGLKWTFMPKSEGERPHYLVINADESEPGTCKDREILRNDPHLLIEGALIASYAIRAHACYIYIRGEYVHERERLEAAIKQAYEAKLIGKGNVHGWDFDLFVTHGGGAYICGDETALMESLEGKKGQPRLKPPFPAGAGIYGCPTTINNVESISVVGTILRRGASWFAGFGRPNNTGTKLMAISGHVNQPCVVEETMSIPLKQLLEDHCGGVRGGWGNLKAVIPGGSSVRMIPAHEAETALMDFDSLSSLKSGLGTAAVIVMDQSTDIVRAIARLSYFYKHESCGQCTPCREGTGWMWRVMERMATGEADMKEIDMLLDVASQIEGHTICGLGDAAAWPIQGLFRHFRHEVEERITNYRAGRPHVQGASLQAAE; encoded by the coding sequence GTGGTCGGCATTCTCGAAGACAAGGACCGGATCTTCACCAACCTCTACGGCCTCCACGACTGGGGCCTTGAGGGAGCGAAGCGGCGCGGCGCCTGGAACGGCACCCGGCTGATCCTGGAACAGAGCCCTGAGTGGGTCTGCGACCAGGTCAAGGCCTCGGGCCTGCGCGGCCGTGGCGGGGCGGGCTTCTCCACCGGCCTGAAGTGGACCTTCATGCCCAAGTCCGAGGGTGAGCGTCCGCACTACCTGGTCATCAACGCCGACGAGTCCGAGCCGGGCACCTGCAAGGACCGCGAGATCCTGCGCAATGATCCGCACCTGCTGATCGAGGGCGCCCTGATCGCCAGCTACGCCATCCGCGCCCACGCCTGTTACATCTACATCCGTGGCGAATACGTGCACGAGCGCGAGCGCCTGGAAGCCGCGATCAAGCAGGCCTACGAGGCCAAGCTGATCGGCAAGGGCAATGTCCATGGCTGGGACTTCGACCTCTTCGTCACCCACGGCGGCGGCGCCTACATCTGCGGCGACGAGACCGCCCTCATGGAAAGCCTCGAGGGCAAGAAGGGCCAGCCGCGCCTGAAGCCGCCCTTCCCGGCGGGCGCCGGCATCTACGGGTGCCCGACCACGATCAACAACGTCGAGTCGATCTCGGTTGTGGGGACCATCCTGCGCCGCGGCGCTTCGTGGTTCGCCGGCTTCGGCCGTCCAAACAACACCGGCACCAAGCTCATGGCCATCTCCGGCCACGTGAACCAGCCCTGCGTGGTCGAGGAGACCATGTCCATCCCCCTCAAGCAGCTGCTCGAGGATCACTGCGGCGGCGTCCGCGGGGGCTGGGGCAACCTCAAGGCGGTGATCCCCGGCGGGTCCTCGGTCCGGATGATCCCGGCGCACGAGGCTGAGACGGCCCTGATGGATTTCGACTCCCTGTCGTCCCTGAAGTCGGGCCTCGGCACGGCGGCGGTCATCGTCATGGACCAGTCCACCGACATCGTCCGCGCCATCGCCCGCCTGTCCTACTTCTACAAGCACGAGAGCTGCGGGCAGTGTACGCCCTGCCGCGAGGGCACGGGCTGGATGTGGCGGGTCATGGAGCGCATGGCCACAGGCGAGGCGGACATGAAGGAGATCGACATGCTCCTCGACGTCGCCAGCCAGATCGAGGGCCACACCATATGCGGCCTCGGCGACGCCGCCGCCTGGCCGATCCAGGGGCTCTTCCGCCATTTCCGCCACGAGGTGGAGGAGCGGATCACCAACTATCGTGCGGGCCGCCCGCACGTGCAGGGCGCGTCCCTGCAGGCCGCGGAGTGA
- the nuoE gene encoding NADH-quinone oxidoreductase subunit NuoE has product MSVRRLAANQPDSFAFSAESLKQVKWWIAKFPEGRQQSAVIPLLWLVQKQQGWVSEPSIRLVAETLGMPVIRVYEIATFYTMFMLEPVGSHALVQVCGTTPCMLRGANDLKAVCQRRFGDRDHLSADGKVTWQEVECLGACSNAPMAAINDYYYEDLTPETFEQVLDEFIAGKPRAPGSVIGRQGSAPEGGAKVLSDPSLYDGSAAKALKSIPNAEPKKRGKAKEAAQ; this is encoded by the coding sequence GTGAGCGTCCGCAGGCTAGCCGCCAACCAGCCCGACAGCTTCGCCTTCAGCGCCGAGAGCCTGAAGCAGGTGAAGTGGTGGATCGCCAAGTTCCCCGAAGGCCGCCAGCAGTCCGCCGTGATCCCGCTTCTCTGGCTGGTCCAGAAGCAGCAGGGCTGGGTTTCCGAGCCCTCGATCCGCCTGGTGGCCGAAACCCTCGGCATGCCGGTGATCCGCGTCTACGAGATCGCCACCTTCTATACGATGTTCATGCTGGAGCCCGTGGGCTCCCACGCCCTCGTGCAGGTCTGCGGCACCACCCCCTGCATGCTGCGGGGCGCCAATGACCTGAAGGCCGTCTGCCAGCGCCGGTTCGGCGACCGCGACCACCTGTCCGCCGACGGCAAGGTGACCTGGCAGGAGGTGGAATGCCTTGGGGCCTGCTCGAACGCGCCCATGGCCGCCATCAATGACTATTACTACGAGGACCTGACGCCTGAGACCTTCGAGCAGGTCCTCGACGAGTTCATCGCCGGCAAGCCGCGGGCGCCGGGTTCGGTCATCGGCCGCCAGGGTTCTGCTCCGGAGGGCGGGGCCAAGGTCCTGTCCGATCCGTCCCTCTATGACGGCTCGGCGGCCAAGGCGCTGAAGTCCATCCCCAACGCCGAGCCGAAGAAACGCGGCAAGGCGAAGGAGGCGGCGCAGTGA
- a CDS encoding nuclear transport factor 2 family protein, with translation MSAPVCITPFDVVEAQFTAYNAQDLDAHCAAFADDVVVADFNGAVTISGIDAYREKYRQVFADFPQNRAELLNRMVVGHHVIDHERVFRAPGADPFEVAAIYTVSDARIVRVDFIK, from the coding sequence CGTCGTCGAGGCCCAGTTCACGGCCTACAACGCCCAGGACCTCGACGCCCACTGCGCGGCCTTCGCCGATGACGTGGTGGTCGCCGACTTCAACGGCGCCGTCACGATCTCGGGCATCGACGCCTATCGCGAGAAGTATCGCCAGGTTTTCGCCGACTTCCCGCAGAACCGGGCCGAGCTGCTCAACCGCATGGTGGTGGGCCATCACGTGATCGACCACGAGCGGGTGTTCCGCGCGCCGGGGGCCGATCCCTTCGAGGTGGCCGCCATCTACACCGTTTCGGACGCGCGGATCGTGCGCGTCGACTTCATCAAGTGA